One Cellulomonas soli DNA window includes the following coding sequences:
- a CDS encoding CpaF family protein, translated as MEGVAILEHEVRELIRRRGVDPVRDRAGVVALVTDAIADYDERSVVGAVPPLVDQVAVHKAVVDAVAGLGPLQRYLDDPEVEEIWINSPTQVFVARRGEPELTTTILTDGQVRDLVERMLKVSGRRLDLSSPFVDASLPGGERLHAVIPDVTRRHWSVNIRKYVVRAKALDDLVALGSMPPAVATFLNASVRAGLNILVSGATQAGKTTMLNALGGAIPARERVISCEEVFELRLEHRDWVAMQCRQPNLEGTGEIPLRRLVKEALRMRPSRLLVGEVREAEALDLLIALNAGVPAMCTLHANSAREALTKLCTLPLLAGENVSDRFVVPTVASAVDLVVHLDVDVSGRRRLREVLAVPGRVEQGVVEAAEIYATRDGRLVRADGYPPHVERFARLGVDLPGLLQGRV; from the coding sequence ATGGAAGGCGTGGCGATCCTCGAGCACGAGGTCCGCGAGCTCATCCGTCGCCGTGGCGTCGACCCGGTACGGGACCGGGCCGGCGTGGTCGCCCTCGTCACGGACGCGATCGCCGACTACGACGAGCGCTCGGTCGTCGGTGCGGTGCCCCCGCTGGTCGACCAGGTGGCCGTGCACAAGGCCGTCGTCGACGCGGTCGCCGGGCTCGGCCCGCTGCAGCGCTATCTCGACGACCCGGAGGTCGAGGAGATCTGGATCAACTCCCCGACGCAGGTCTTCGTCGCCCGGCGCGGTGAGCCGGAGCTGACGACCACGATCCTCACCGACGGTCAGGTGCGTGACCTGGTCGAGCGGATGCTCAAGGTGTCCGGGCGGCGCCTCGACCTGTCCAGCCCGTTCGTCGACGCGAGCCTGCCGGGCGGGGAGCGGTTGCACGCCGTCATCCCCGACGTCACGCGGCGGCACTGGTCGGTGAACATCCGCAAGTACGTGGTGCGGGCCAAGGCGCTCGACGACCTCGTCGCGCTCGGCTCGATGCCCCCTGCGGTCGCAACCTTCCTCAACGCCTCGGTGCGCGCAGGCCTGAACATCCTCGTCTCGGGGGCGACGCAGGCGGGCAAGACGACGATGCTCAACGCGCTCGGCGGCGCGATCCCGGCGCGTGAGCGGGTCATCTCGTGCGAAGAGGTGTTCGAGCTGCGTCTCGAGCACCGCGACTGGGTCGCGATGCAGTGCCGCCAGCCGAACCTGGAGGGCACGGGCGAGATCCCGCTGCGCCGCCTGGTGAAGGAGGCGCTGCGCATGCGCCCGAGCCGGCTGCTGGTCGGCGAGGTGCGCGAGGCCGAGGCGCTGGACCTGCTCATCGCCCTCAACGCCGGCGTGCCGGCGATGTGCACGCTGCACGCGAACTCGGCCCGCGAGGCGCTCACCAAGCTGTGCACGTTGCCGCTGCTCGCGGGCGAGAACGTCTCGGACCGTTTCGTGGTGCCGACGGTCGCCTCTGCGGTCGACCTCGTGGTGCACCTGGACGTGGACGTCTCGGGTCGTCGCCGGCTGCGTGAGGTGCTGGCCGTGCCCGGCCGGGTCGAGCAGGGCGTGGTCGAGGCCGCCGAGATCTACGCGACCCGCGACGGGCGCCTCGTGCGCGCCGACGGGTACCCGCCGCACGTCGAGCGGTTCGCCCGGCTCGGCGTGGACCTGCCCGGCCTGCTGCAGGGACGGGTCTGA